The sequence GCCGGGAGCATTAAATTGATGGGAATATCGAGtgtatctttttattttctttgtgGCACCTTATAAAACAGTTTGAGCCACGTCGCATGGGATATATGGGCCAACGTCATCGGTCCACCATCGTGTAGAGTGGCAAAAGGTTCAGACTAATGGGCAGTCGACCATATAAAAACATCAACCCATGCGCCGTCTCTTACTCTCGTGATTAGGGCTACCGTTCAAACCAAGGTCGTCTCGATGAATCTCCTCGGTCCCCGCAGGACTTGGAGTATCAAACTTATGATTTGATGCATCAAGTCCGTTGTGAAGTCCATCTGCATCGAGGTTGAAGTTGAAATCATTTCCGTCTCCAAAGTGAGCATCGTTCAGGAAGGCATTGCTATCAAAAAACTGGTCCAAATCGACAGGTGGAGCGTCGAAATAGGCTTCATTTCCGTCGTCTATGCCGGGAATGTGTCCATTTGGACTTAATGGCCCCAAAATGCCGCTTAGCTCGTGAATCTTTGCATCCTGTTCACTCTGTAGCCGTTTGAGTTGTTCAAGTTCATTCTGGTTCGTGCTGATATGTTGCAGGGATGGCGCTGGCATAGTCGGTGACCGCATGATCGGTGAGAGCGATGGCGCTACGGGGCTATTATCTTGCGCTGGGGGAGGGGCGCCTGAGGAGGTAGGAGGGGCAGGTCTTTTAGGTAAAGGATCAGACACAGCAGGTACGTTTGGCACTGCGGAAGATGTCGATCGTGCTGCCATTAGGTTGACCAGTTTGCTCCTCTGGTCGTTGCTCAAGGTATTCGGAGCATTATTGACAAGATCGGTTGCGTCTGGTAAATCAAGAGGGTTGTTTGCATTATGGTCGTTTattatcttcatcatccgTTCATGAGGGTTGGCCTCGAGTTCTTGCCTGAGAGTCGGTGTCGTATCCGATGGTGATGTATCGAGAAGCTCAGTAACATGCCCCATTTCAGGATGAACCCCTAGAGGATGATACGGTGTGCTGCTGGTCGACGGCGACCGGCTCggctgagctgctggatgGCTGACGTCGGGAATTCCTGGAAGTAGTTTCTGGGACTTTCTAGGTGTAGGAACGCTTATTGAGCTGGCAGTGCTGGGTTGGTGAGCCTGAAAGAAATCGCCCAAATCGACAACACTGCCCTGGTGGGTTGGCTGTTGGCCTTGATTGGCAAGCATGCTTGAGATGATATCACCGACATTCTGGGAGTTACCCTGATCCTCCAGCGTTTTTCTGAAGACGTTGGCTAGGAAATTAAGAATAGCATTAATCGAGTTCTGATGTCGGTCATGCTGGGTCTGAAACATAATCGCCTGGTTGTATAAGTCGTTGTTATTTCGCTGTAGACGGTTGATGGCTCCGAGAATcagcttttgctgctctcgcACTTTCTGTAGCTCCTCCTTGATCAATGTCATTTCCTTCTTCGGAAGGGGCTGATTAGCTTCAGTCCCAGCAGCGGGTAGAGATCGACCCGTGTTGTTGGCCGACGGAATACCCTGGTGAGCCAATATATCTTCGTGGATAACGTCTTCTTCACTGTCTCCGTCGCCATCCTGGCCCTTGTTCCCCTTTTTGGATTTGCCACCGCTCTTCGGCTTATTAATGAGCCATAGAAGATTCGGGTGCCCTCGTCGGAAGTATGGATTCGAGTACTCGCTTGGACTCTTGTTTTTGCGCTCACTCGCTCTCATAGAGTTATCTGACAGCCCTACGCACTTGTGGAAGCCATACATGTTGAGCTGCCGTACGAAAGACGCATAATTGTTGTGCTTAAACAACTCGGGGATGAGCGTCTTGGCAAactcatcttcgtcaagcaCAATGAAAGAATCGCCCTTTTCCGACCAGCGAATCAAATCTTCATTCTTTCGTTCCTCGAGGAAGCTAATTTAAATTTAGTTTGTCATGTTGCTGCTAAGAGTTTTGCGTTGTGAAAACTTACCTGCTCAGTTTTTGAACAAACGGCGGAATTTGCTTCCTTTTGGCCTGGGCTTCTCGCTTTGCCTTCTGGGCCATTTCTTCCAAAACTTCCACGTTATCCTGCTCAACTCTACCCTCCGTCGCGTTCTGCGGGACGAGGAGGCTGTCATCGCCAAAGGCGGCCCACTGGTCCGAAGAAGGGTCATAGGAAGCTCTAAGATTCGTGGGAACTAGAGCGCGGTTCATTTGTCGCCGTGCAAGTGAGTTGGATGGCGCATTCACCGCCGGGGGATAAGTCTGCTGTGCTTGCGCAAGCCCATATGGATCCTCGCGGTGTACTGCGGCAGCACTAAAGTAATCGGTCGGTTCGGACGCACCGCCAGCGGCATTCCATTGCATCATAGGGTTCGCTCCAGTGTTGTGGTCGGCTGTATGTGATTGCGGCACATTCCGCTGGATTGGTACGACTGGAGCCGCACCGGGGGCTGCTCGCTTCCTGGAATTTGATGCAGACATGGATAAGGATATACGACGGCGTAGTAGCCGGTCGCTGAGCTATTCAAGCAAGgaattgagagagaagatacGATAGAGTGACGGAACCTGTTATCGAATGAAACAAAGCCCAGTCGCGATATCGGAAGCTGATGGATGATGCCTGGAACAGTGCTGAGCCTGCAGCCCAAAGGCAAGGTAAGCAGCCTGCAGTATCTTGAGAAGCAGGCCAGTACACTGCTGCATCCAGCAACAGTGAGCTGACTGGGAATGGGCGCGCGCGGGAGATTAGCGCCTGGCCTCGGCCCGGAGAGAGAACACGTCGACTTTCTTGGCTGATTATTCAAAATCGAGATCGATAAGCCAGTTGCGAGAAGGCTGAGATTCGCTAGCCGCAGCAATGAGCTGGGCGTATATGAAAATGATGCAAGTGTGGCACGCGCGGCTGGCGAGATAATTAGGCAACCAGTTACAGCctggagagcaaaaagacCAAAAGTACCTTTTCTTTGACGGTGCCTTTGTCTCGCCGTTGGGATCCTGCAGACAGGGCGGTAATCCGAGCTCTCTGAATTTTGCCGGCGCGACGCTCGTTGGGCGGATTCAGCTGGGCTCTGCGTCTACCGCAAtcaaaagagggaaaattcTGTTCAGCTGCAGCGAGACCTTGCTCCGGGCGCGGGTGGACGGCAATATAGGGCGTGCGCAGGCTCGCAGCAGGCGGTTCGTTTGTTAGGCTGGCCGAAATTGCAGCCCAGCTCGATGGCAGAATGTCGTGCGTGGTTGAGAAAATGCTTGATTTCACAATTACAAAGTACTTTCGCAAGTGGGCTTCGGTCAGCGGTCTAAGGATGTCATCGCGGTATCTAGCCAGATCAACCAATCAGGACGCGAGGTGATAAAGGCTATTCAGCGAAATAAAGCTTCAAACACGTGATGATAAGCCGCCTTGCCCGGGCTAgtcgccaaaaaaaaaagggtcgtCAATGGAACAAACAACAAACTTTGTTCAGTATCCAATCTGAATATGGAAAATTGCGGAGGAATATCCGGAGCTTTTCGAGCAAGAGATTAACATCCATTATAAATAGCTCACAAACACGGCTTAGCTTCCTGCTTTAGAATTACTGCCAACTGCCACAAGCTATCAGATGGCCTACGCTCGGACAGGGATATTAGCCAAAAGATGAAGGCTTACATGTTGCATGCAGTAAAGCCCACAATAAAGGAACGAAAATCATTGCCCAAAGTGGTCTTATCGCACTCATAGCATCTAGTCCGGACCGTTCTGCTCGTTATAAAATCATGAGATATCAGAATGGCCCGTTTTTGAATTTATGTGCCATGAAGTCATGGATCTGCCAGAGATATATAGCTCTTGCAAGGTCTTTCTGGCTCTCTGTTATGCCCAATTCATCCAGCTGCCTTTACAAAAAAGTAGCAAAAAGACGAGATCTATGACGAGTCCATTGGGACTGactaaaagcaaaaaaacaatGTCCTCGGTGAGGCTCGAACTCACGACCTTCAGATGGCCCAAACTGATGTTTGGATCATATCGATATCAATATGAGACTGACGCGCTAGCCAACTGCGCCACGAAGACTTTGTTGAAGACCCGGGCTTGCTAAACTTGATGAGAAACCTCAATTCTGCTTGTGGCTTTCCATTTTTGACAGTCGTTTCTGAATTCGAGGCAATCTTGAATCAAATGGTAAGTTGAGCCTAGCTAAGATGGCGTGGGGTAGTTTCTGCTTAGCATCACATAGCTGAAGAGTAGTGGCTCTTGGCTTCCTTAGCTGAAATTAAGTATACCCAATATCTTGATTCAGATTCAGCATAACTCACGATCAATCAACGATGAGCTTGCCGCTATATTTCTCTCATACACTGATATGCAGAAAATTAGAAAGACAATAgcaataatagtaatagccaAAGCACGAGCCAGTTCAAAGTATCCCATACGCTGCGCCATAATACCAAATATCGATGTAAAGAGACATTCCATTAAGTGAACGCCATAGACAATCCAAAACTTCATTTGGCTCCTCTGCCGGCCAACGAAGCAGCACGTGCCATTTGAGCATTCTTTGCTTGATCCCACGCCCTCCCAGATCCACCAGCTCGAGCCTCTCGCTCAGCCcgtttctcttccttcaaCGTCCGAGCCTTCTCCCGAGGGTCAATGACGAccagctcctcttcagccttctTACGGTTACTGAGGTCTTTGCCTAGTTTATCAGCCGCAAACGAAAGTGCGTGTGACATCCATCCTTCGTCGTCACTATCCTCCTTTTCTTGTTTGTCCCATGACGTACAGCTTTGGCAGTTTGCAATAAAGTGCAAATCACACAATTCTGCTTCCTCATCCGGTAAGGGCTTCTCTGCTTCATCCCCCTCATTACTGACGGGCGTTTCTGCAGCTATCTCTTTAGACGGCGGAGCCTTGTCAAGCTTCGCTTGGAAAGCTTTCAGTAGGCGAAGAGATGTCTGTTCTTCGCTTACGGTTGTATTATTACCACCaggccttctttttcttcctcgaaTGGATGTTTCAGGTATCATTGTTTCTAACGCtgattttttcctttctttgacTGGTTGCTCGGAATGGATCGTCCTCCTCATTGATGCTTTGAGAGCCGCTAGCTCTTCATTAGCCCTTTCTAATGCGCTCTTTTCCTTGGGCGGCTCTGGCTCGGGTGACGGTTCATGCGACGGCTCCTTGTGTCTCTTGGGCAGATGAATATGCCTtggcctctcctcttccatttcttcatcGCCCTTGTTCCCAGCAGCCGGTCCGTCTAGCTTATCATGGGCGGCCCGGATCTCACTCGTTTGCTTATCCGCAGCCTTTGGTTGAGAATGCCTTGATTTTGAGCTCTTTTCTCGCGGAGCAGgaggctcttcttcctctgccatGACTATTCTTGAGTCAAACTTGGCCTTCTTAAACACAGGCACGTCCTCAtcgccctcttcatctccaaagctgagcagctgctttccgcctttccttttcttcttcttttctttctctactTTTGGTTTTTCCTGTATTTGTGCCACCCTCGATCGCTTTGTCATATCACTAAAGGGGTTGACCAGGATTTCCACACGCTCAATCTTTACTGGATATAGCGGTCGTTCGGTCGTTTCGTCCACTTCTGATTCACCAATCTTTGCCAGGTTGTAAATTGTGTCTCCAGCAACTCTACCAAACATTGTGTTCTTGCCGTTcagctcctctgccttgtctaGTGTAAAGAAGAATTGACTTCCGTTCGTATCTGGTTTTCCTTCGTTGGCCATGGCTAGTATGCCACGTCGGTTGATCTTTAGCCGGGAGTGAAATTCGTCTTTAAAGTTGATGCCATTGGATCCTGCGTTCTGTCCATGTCTCTGGTCCATAGGCCAAGGATCCAGGTCGCCGCCAAAGGCGCCTCCGTCGTAGATTGATTCGCCACCATTTCCGGTTCCTGTAGGGTCACCACCTTGCACGATGAAGTTGGGAACGAGTCGGTGGAAGATTGTGCCGTCGTAGTAGCCGTCAAGACAATGCTGAAGAAAGTTGCGGCACGTCAGTGGCGTCTGCTTGGCGAAGAGCTCGACATGGATTTCTCCCAAGGTTGTGTGCAGAATCGCCGAGCCCGTAGGCTGTGGCTCGAGGTTGTAAATTGACGACATGGCCAACCGTATTTCATGAACTCTCCCTCCTGGGTGGCCTTTGACCGTAGCTGTCGCAAAAGTTGGTTGCTGAACCACGCGAGCTGGAGCTTTTGAGGCTCGACACTCAACCCGGTATCGCGTGGGATCCACTGTTATCGATAGCAGCGATTAAGCGTCACTCAAAGGTTCTACGAGCATGTGAACATGCAGAGTGCATACAGATACCTAACACGCAATTCTAAGCAGCCGTAATGCGCTTATATCCCAGTAAACTCGACACTCTATTCCTATTCTTTTTAACAAGCGGAAAGAGTTTGGCTGTTCAATAATTTTAACGGCTGCACAGGCCTCTCTGTCTTGACGGGCATCTAGTTAGCTTACACAAATGCGCATCGTGAGCCCTACCCTAGAACATGGCGATTATCGCCGTTGGAAGCGAATATCAGCCCCTGTTCATTCTTGGTGACTATAGGCATTTCAAttataaatacctatataGAAAAGAAGCCACTTGATATAATTATTGGAAGTAGTTAGGGTATGGTGCGTAATGTTTGTAGTGTTGACTATGCACCGATAATAGCAAATTAGTCAAGAGAGACTTTAACATAGTAAACAATGATGGCTCACAGACTTGAAGGAGCGCACAAGATACTGAAAGAGACTAGTCTGAGATTTCATCTCACGAGTCACAATACACAGGATGCAAAAAGGACaaactaaaaaactaaaaaaaaactaaaaataaaacaaactGAGGAGATGTCCCATCAACAAGAGGTTTTACAGAAAGCGTCGTACTGTACTTTGGCCTAACTCGATGGGGATAATGAGAAGATACTACAGAGAAGTACTAAAATACGCCTTTTCAATCAACCAACATCGGATAGGTAAGGACTTCTTGCGTCTCTGTGCCTGTGGctgaaatttttttaagcttagaGCGCTCTCCGCATGTTCGCACTCAGTTTGGGGCTAAGCCGTGAGTTGCAGGATCGCAAAGCGGCTCAAGCGCCGTGAGCAACACGGGGAGTCGGACAGGGCAAATGAACCGATTGGCGGAAGCTCCAAACAAAGGCGGCCACTTTTGTTAGTGGCGCACTTGGTGTTGAGTTGACATGCAAATTGAGAAGCTGGGTGCGTGGGGCTGTGCCGGGTTGCTTCAAAATCATGTACAAGTGAATAGTATGTCTAGGTGCTGCTTGTGAATGCAGCAAAGACAATGATGAAAGGTACCAagatgggaagaagaggctgcttcTGTTTGCATCACCATCCAACCGGCGCTGCTTCTCCAGTCTCACACCTGTTTCACCTCGTCCAATAATCGCCCGATCGACGGCTCCTCAGGCGGGTGGTTCGACCGCCAAGCTGCCATCAAGCTAAACCCACCGTCAGCCAATGCTCCAGCGAAGCGTAGGGGCTTAGCACCAAACGTCAGCAGCCCCAGCCCCCCTAATTTGCCCGAGCggcagctgctggctgatGTGCCGATGCGAGGACGTCACCGTCGTCACAGCTAGCAGAGCTCCGGCGATTccctgttttttatttatttattttcttctttacatCTCTACTGGTCCTGACTCTG comes from Trichoderma asperellum chromosome 3, complete sequence and encodes:
- a CDS encoding uncharacterized protein (BUSCO:EOG092D23DO); its protein translation is MSASNSRKRAAPGAAPVVPIQRNVPQSHTADHNTGANPMMQWNAAGGASEPTDYFSAAAVHREDPYGLAQAQQTYPPAVNAPSNSLARRQMNRALVPTNLRASYDPSSDQWAAFGDDSLLVPQNATEGRVEQDNVEVLEEMAQKAKREAQAKRKQIPPFVQKLSSFLEERKNEDLIRWSEKGDSFIVLDEDEFAKTLIPELFKHNNYASFVRQLNMYGFHKCVGLSDNSMRASERKNKSPSEYSNPYFRRGHPNLLWLINKPKSGGKSKKGNKGQDGDGDSEEDVIHEDILAHQGIPSANNTGRSLPAAGTEANQPLPKKEMTLIKEELQKVREQQKLILGAINRLQRNNNDLYNQAIMFQTQHDRHQNSINAILNFLANVFRKTLEDQGNSQNVGDIISSMLANQGQQPTHQGSVVDLGDFFQAHQPSTASSISVPTPRKSQKLLPGIPDVSHPAAQPSRSPSTSSTPYHPLGVHPEMGHVTELLDTSPSDTTPTLRQELEANPHERMMKIINDHNANNPLDLPDATDLVNNAPNTLSNDQRSKLVNLMAARSTSSAVPNVPAVSDPLPKRPAPPTSSGAPPPAQDNSPVAPSLSPIMRSPTMPAPSLQHISTNQNELEQLKRLQSEQDAKIHELSGILGPLSPNGHIPGIDDGNEAYFDAPPVDLDQFFDSNAFLNDAHFGDGNDFNFNLDADGLHNGLDASNHKFDTPSPAGTEEIHRDDLGLNGSPNHESKRRRMG
- the CWC27 gene encoding Peptidyl-prolyl isomerase cwc27, translated to MSSIYNLEPQPTGSAILHTTLGEIHVELFAKQTPLTCRNFLQHCLDGYYDGTIFHRLVPNFIVQGGDPTGTGNGGESIYDGGAFGGDLDPWPMDQRHGQNAGSNGINFKDEFHSRLKINRRGILAMANEGKPDTNGSQFFFTLDKAEELNGKNTMFGRVAGDTIYNLAKIGESEVDETTERPLYPVKIERVEILVNPFSDMTKRSRVAQIQEKPKVEKEKKKKRKGGKQLLSFGDEEGDEDVPVFKKAKFDSRIVMAEEEEPPAPREKSSKSRHSQPKAADKQTSEIRAAHDKLDGPAAGNKGDEEMEEERPRHIHLPKRHKEPSHEPSPEPEPPKEKSALERANEELAALKASMRRTIHSEQPVKERKKSALETMIPETSIRGRKRRPGGNNTTVSEEQTSLRLLKAFQAKLDKAPPSKEIAAETPVSNEGDEAEKPLPDEEAELCDLHFIANCQSCTSWDKQEKEDSDDEGWMSHALSFAADKLGKDLSNRKKAEEELVVIDPREKARTLKEEKRAEREARAGGSGRAWDQAKNAQMARAASLAGRGAK